One window of the Tetragenococcus koreensis genome contains the following:
- a CDS encoding pyridoxamine 5'-phosphate oxidase family protein translates to MKIQDIMKILEKDMKVAVISTADENNQPHARHINIGVANEDGVFFMTSPKTNFYKQLQSNPKIAITGFLEEDYLIQVIRIEGKVRRLGKDKLQEVLADNPYIDQVYPDEADRQSVQVFQLYEGEGFYHSLTQGHKYTFEIKQN, encoded by the coding sequence ATGAAAATACAAGATATCATGAAAATATTAGAAAAAGATATGAAAGTCGCTGTCATTTCGACTGCCGATGAGAATAACCAACCTCACGCTCGTCATATTAATATCGGCGTAGCCAATGAAGATGGCGTCTTTTTCATGACCAGTCCCAAAACAAATTTTTACAAACAATTGCAAAGTAATCCTAAGATTGCTATTACCGGTTTTTTAGAAGAAGACTATTTAATTCAAGTCATACGAATTGAAGGGAAAGTTCGAAGATTAGGTAAAGATAAACTGCAAGAAGTGTTGGCAGATAATCCTTATATTGATCAAGTCTATCCTGATGAAGCGGATCGTCAAAGTGTGCAAGTTTTCCAACTCTATGAAGGAGAAGGCTTCTATCATAGTTTGACACAAGGGCATAAATACACATTTGAAATTAAACAAAACTAA
- a CDS encoding GNAT family N-acetyltransferase, whose protein sequence is MLTIQELNSDSISFKDAKRIYLNSFPQKEQLPAEILINNIALGKAKFSGIFSESQLVGIVYYTTYENLAYIFYFAIDSTIQSKGYGREAMKTIRKHFANYKIILLVEEVREDAENNEQRKSRKRFYLRNGFVGSGKIMTEGGVRYEMLHSKNADVSVKEYKKVTDYFFEDNDNNYRENEPAV, encoded by the coding sequence ATGTTAACTATTCAAGAACTCAATAGTGATTCAATCTCATTTAAGGATGCAAAAAGAATATATTTAAACTCTTTCCCGCAAAAGGAACAGCTACCCGCTGAAATATTAATTAATAATATCGCATTAGGTAAAGCGAAATTTTCAGGAATTTTTTCCGAATCGCAATTAGTAGGCATTGTTTATTATACAACGTACGAAAACCTTGCGTATATCTTTTATTTTGCTATTGATTCTACGATTCAATCTAAGGGCTATGGTAGAGAGGCTATGAAGACGATTCGGAAGCATTTTGCAAATTATAAAATAATTTTGTTAGTGGAAGAAGTACGTGAAGACGCAGAAAATAATGAGCAAAGAAAAAGTAGAAAGAGATTCTATTTGCGAAACGGTTTTGTCGGTAGTGGAAAAATCATGACAGAAGGCGGCGTGAGATATGAAATGTTACATTCAAAAAATGCTGATGTTTCTGTAAAGGAATATAAGAAAGTTACCGACTACTTTTTTGAAGATAATGATAATAATTATAGAGAAAACGAACCTGCTGTTTAA
- a CDS encoding GNAT family N-acetyltransferase — protein MIIKEIQYGTQEYQQTLDLRDKVMRLPLGLSIYDEDLYKEKDTYLLGAFDDEQLLGVGVVTQTENIDTLKVDYLCVDTVIQNKHIGTKLLQAIEEYALLIGKNSIVLEARITAEPFYRRLSYSSSGEKFTKAHVPIEHILMNKQLIKQS, from the coding sequence TTGATAATTAAAGAAATACAATATGGTACACAAGAATACCAACAAACACTTGACCTACGAGATAAAGTGATGCGACTTCCTTTAGGCTTAAGTATTTACGATGAAGATCTTTATAAAGAAAAAGATACTTATTTACTTGGTGCTTTTGATGATGAGCAATTATTAGGGGTTGGAGTTGTGACCCAAACAGAAAATATAGATACTCTTAAAGTAGATTACCTGTGTGTTGATACAGTTATCCAAAACAAACATATCGGGACAAAATTATTGCAGGCTATAGAGGAATATGCCTTATTGATTGGAAAAAATTCTATTGTATTAGAGGCTAGAATAACAGCAGAACCATTCTATAGAAGATTGAGTTATAGTTCTTCAGGTGAAAAGTTTACCAAAGCGCATGTTCCAATTGAACATATACTAATGAATAAACAATTAATAAAACAGTCTTAA
- a CDS encoding 2-hydroxyacid dehydrogenase has product MNDKTVVLNGSVVNYDGNIDYSKIASEVVVYDETPEDKILERVEGFNIVVTKEMPVSGDIIRKFPDSVKMICEAGTGYNNIDMDAIHEKGIVLCNIPAYSTQRVAQTAIMFILNLASSMQKQIRMLAAGNHDNFQKHLMVDHVEVNDKTLGVIGYGNVGKEIIKIAQAIGMKIIVSTRTPRDDKNGIHFTTKEEVFKQSDFISLNCPLNDSTKHTVNKDTLAMMKPTAYLINTARGGLVDEKALIDAIQNNVIAGAGLDVQEKEPLPDDSPLYDMDDVIVTPHMGWRGLETRKRLLTLIQNNISAFAKGEPINRVD; this is encoded by the coding sequence ATGAATGACAAAACTGTAGTATTAAATGGCAGCGTGGTAAACTACGACGGCAACATCGACTATTCAAAAATTGCATCTGAAGTTGTCGTTTATGATGAAACACCCGAAGATAAAATCTTGGAACGTGTCGAAGGATTTAACATCGTCGTAACAAAAGAGATGCCCGTGTCTGGTGACATTATCCGAAAATTTCCCGATAGTGTAAAAATGATTTGTGAAGCTGGGACGGGATACAACAACATCGACATGGATGCTATTCATGAAAAAGGCATTGTTTTATGCAACATTCCAGCATACAGCACACAAAGAGTGGCCCAAACTGCGATTATGTTCATTTTAAATCTAGCAAGCTCTATGCAAAAACAAATTCGGATGCTAGCAGCTGGAAACCATGATAACTTCCAAAAACACTTAATGGTAGACCATGTGGAAGTAAACGATAAGACTTTAGGCGTGATTGGATATGGTAATGTAGGTAAAGAAATTATCAAAATCGCTCAAGCAATTGGAATGAAAATTATAGTCTCTACTAGAACGCCACGAGACGATAAAAACGGCATTCATTTTACTACAAAAGAAGAAGTCTTTAAGCAAAGTGATTTTATTTCCCTTAACTGCCCTTTAAATGATTCAACCAAGCACACAGTTAATAAAGATACCTTAGCTATGATGAAGCCGACAGCTTATTTAATCAATACAGCACGTGGAGGTCTAGTTGATGAAAAAGCATTGATTGACGCCATCCAAAATAATGTCATCGCCGGTGCTGGTTTAGATGTGCAAGAAAAAGAACCTTTACCTGATGATAGCCCGCTATATGATATGGACGATGTTATTGTCACACCACACATGGGTTGGCGCGGTCTCGAAACTAGAAAACGTTTATTAACATTGATCCAAAACAATATCAGTGCTTTCGCTAAAGGAGAACCTATTAATCGAGTCGATTAA
- a CDS encoding YjdF family protein, with protein sequence MKLTIYFDGSFWCGLVEYESIQGDYRASKYVFGPEPKDKEVEDFIYFKLQKLITRNDEKLNNHSVSIKADAVDKKINPKKMQRKINKEKRRSVVSTKAQLAMTESREQMKKARKKRSRIKKERLKKKKYELKQKKKMEKKKGH encoded by the coding sequence ATGAAATTAACAATTTATTTTGATGGTAGTTTTTGGTGTGGACTGGTTGAATATGAAAGCATTCAAGGTGATTATAGGGCTAGCAAGTATGTCTTTGGCCCAGAGCCAAAAGATAAAGAAGTAGAGGATTTTATTTATTTTAAACTGCAAAAGCTAATTACTAGAAATGATGAAAAGTTGAATAATCATTCTGTATCTATTAAAGCAGATGCAGTAGATAAAAAAATAAACCCTAAGAAAATGCAACGGAAAATAAATAAAGAAAAAAGAAGGTCAGTAGTATCAACTAAAGCACAATTAGCAATGACTGAGTCTAGAGAACAAATGAAAAAAGCAAGAAAGAAACGTTCTAGGATAAAAAAGGAACGATTAAAAAAGAAAAAATATGAATTGAAACAAAAGAAAAAAATGGAGAAGAAAAAAGGGCACTAG